The Aquidulcibacter paucihalophilus genome has a window encoding:
- the gmk gene encoding guanylate kinase has product MLNERHPRRGVLLIVASPSGAGKTSLCRRLMADHGGLELSISMTTRGIRPGEVADRDYHFVDDAEFQRLIDADAFLEWADVHGARYGSPRGPIDRALSEGRDVLFDIDWQGARDIAEKCPEDAVRVFILPPSLEELRRRLVTRSQDAADVIERRIRNAKGEIEHCGQFDYVFVNDDFDRSYAELAHIYHAERSKRFRNIWIEAYKGALLNEAV; this is encoded by the coding sequence ATGTTGAATGAACGCCATCCCCGCCGCGGCGTCCTGCTGATCGTCGCCAGCCCCTCGGGCGCCGGCAAGACCAGCCTGTGCCGCCGCCTGATGGCCGATCACGGCGGGCTCGAGCTGTCCATCTCCATGACCACCCGCGGCATCCGCCCCGGCGAGGTCGCCGACCGCGACTATCATTTCGTCGATGATGCCGAGTTCCAGCGGCTGATCGACGCCGACGCCTTCCTCGAATGGGCCGACGTCCACGGCGCCCGCTACGGCAGCCCGCGCGGGCCCATCGATCGCGCCCTGTCCGAGGGCCGCGACGTCCTGTTCGATATTGACTGGCAGGGTGCCCGCGATATCGCGGAAAAATGCCCCGAGGACGCCGTCCGGGTCTTCATCCTGCCGCCGAGCCTGGAAGAGCTCCGCCGCCGCCTCGTCACCCGCTCCCAGGACGCCGCCGACGTCATCGAGCGCCGCATCCGCAACGCCAAGGGCGAGATCGAGCACTGCGGCCAGTTCGACTACGTCTTCGTCAACGACGACTTTGACCGCAGCTATGCCGAACTGGCCCACATCTATCACGCCGAGCGGTCGAAGCGGTTCCGCAACATCTGGATCGAGGCCTACAAGGGTGCCCTGCTGAACGAGGCGGTCTGA
- the rsmA gene encoding 16S rRNA (adenine(1518)-N(6)/adenine(1519)-N(6))-dimethyltransferase RsmA: protein MTDLPSLRETLDAHGLLAKKSFGQHFLLDLNVTRKIVRLAGPFDGRAVIEVGPGPGGLTRALLESDAGKVVLVEKDPRFLPLLAELDDGTGRLTVVEADALKVHEAALVDGPAHVVSNLPYNVGTPLLIKWLTGPWTPHALTLMFQKEVAERITAAPGDDAYGRLAVIAQAVCEAKLVMHLPAAAFTPPPKVASAVVHLIPRAERPERALLAALERVTAAAFGQRRKMLRSSLKPLGGAELCEAAGLSPEDRAEVIDLAGFLRLARAVTGEAQPATPGDGGATMMRRKRG from the coding sequence GTGACCGACCTCCCCTCCCTCCGCGAAACGCTCGACGCCCACGGCCTGCTGGCGAAAAAGAGTTTCGGCCAGCATTTCCTGCTCGACCTGAATGTGACCCGAAAGATCGTGCGTCTGGCCGGGCCGTTCGACGGTCGGGCCGTGATCGAGGTCGGCCCCGGTCCCGGCGGCCTGACCCGTGCCCTGCTGGAGAGCGATGCCGGCAAGGTCGTACTGGTCGAGAAGGACCCCCGGTTCCTGCCGCTTCTGGCCGAACTCGACGACGGCACCGGCCGGCTGACCGTGGTCGAGGCGGATGCCCTCAAGGTCCACGAGGCGGCGCTGGTCGATGGGCCGGCCCATGTCGTCTCCAACCTGCCCTACAACGTCGGCACGCCGCTGCTGATCAAATGGCTGACCGGGCCGTGGACGCCCCACGCCCTGACCCTGATGTTCCAGAAGGAAGTCGCCGAGCGGATCACCGCCGCTCCCGGAGACGACGCCTATGGCCGGCTGGCGGTGATCGCCCAGGCGGTCTGCGAGGCGAAACTGGTCATGCACCTGCCGGCCGCGGCCTTCACCCCGCCGCCCAAGGTCGCCAGTGCCGTCGTGCATCTGATCCCCCGCGCCGAGCGACCCGAACGGGCGCTGCTGGCCGCACTGGAGCGGGTGACGGCCGCGGCGTTCGGTCAGCGGCGAAAGATGCTGCGCTCCAGCCTGAAACCGCTGGGCGGGGCCGAGCTGTGCGAAGCCGCGGGCCTGAGCCCGGAGGACCGGGCCGAGGTCATCGATCTGGCCGGCTTCCTGCGGCTGGCGCGAGCCGTCACGGGTGAGGCGCAGCCGGCCACGCCCGGCGACGGCGGGGCAACGATGATGCGTCGCAAGCGGGGCTGA
- a CDS encoding host attachment family protein, whose translation MIISAGTLVAVVDGEKLALFHNTGHQSVELTPQPTPDIAERASGTAGRGSSEANPDNDTQAEDGFAMGVAEVLNRMVLSHKVEHLLVIAAPKTLGQLRKGWHKETTARLVGEISKDLTGHTPAQIAAAIDKA comes from the coding sequence ATGATAATTTCCGCAGGTACACTCGTGGCCGTGGTCGATGGCGAGAAACTGGCGCTGTTCCACAACACGGGGCATCAGTCGGTCGAGCTCACGCCCCAGCCGACACCGGATATCGCAGAGCGCGCCTCGGGCACCGCGGGCCGCGGCTCCAGCGAGGCCAACCCCGACAATGACACCCAGGCCGAGGACGGTTTCGCCATGGGCGTGGCCGAGGTGCTGAACAGGATGGTGCTGAGCCACAAGGTTGAACACCTGCTGGTCATCGCGGCGCCCAAGACCCTGGGCCAGCTGCGCAAGGGTTGGCACAAGGAGACGACAGCGCGGCTTGTCGGAGAGATTTCCAAGGACCTGACCGGACATACCCCGGCGCAGATCGCTGCGGCGATCGACAAGGCCTGA